TTCTCAAACTgtattctaaacattttttttagttttaaggTCATGTGTACCTTGATCTCTGATAACCTGGCCCATCAAAACAAATAGGTGTCCTCTCCTGACCAtagacattttgtttgtttgtttgttttgggtttaaccccgttttcaacagtatttcagtcatgtaacggcgggcagttaacctaaccagtgttcctggattctgtaccagtacaaacctgttctccgtaagtaactgccaacttccccaaagcATATCCTAGTAACTGATCGGAAAATGATTTCGGTGATAAAATGTATGCCCTAGCGATTGGTcacaattttctttattttcgaCCGACAAACGAGCAAAACAAATGACAAAGACATAATAACAAAACTCGAAgagtttgcattatttttcaatatgtttacACACACTCTCTATAATGTTTTACTCTATTGAAATAGAAATCTATATTACTTACTTTTAAAAGCAGGCGGTCGTTTGCTTTGTTCCTGCTAATTTGCATTTGCTGTTTGAAACATGTCAATAAATCGTCTGGCACAAAACTTTCTTTTGAACTATTGTTgcaataaaacatgaaatttcccTGCAGCTATATTAACTCGGCAAGAAGTAAATTCAGAACTTTGTTTTGACTGAATATATAATAAAACCGTTTCCTGGAGCtattcagaagaaaaaaaacagggAGTTTTCCAACCGGATATAAGATGTCGAATCTGCGGTAATTTTTGAAGTACAAAGAGAGAACAAACAATGTTGTGATCGTTCAAGAAAACGGATCTATCTACATCATTATCCCAAGTATCTTAATTAAGTAATTATAACATAAGTGAAACTAATGGGTTGATTTTATTGTTAcataattgaatatttattttaggaACTTATGTAAGACTAAAAAAATGACTTATCTTTTCGATTAATTAACtatctttttttcaatatattctgCACAAAATTGAACATAACGACGAGACTTATTTTTCAGCTGGTGCCAATATTAACATGCTGATTTTAATAACGTTTTTCTTGTCTGCCATAAATCCTTGTTTAgtctatttcatattttatagtaATCTAATAGAATTCAAAGCACATTAAATGACACTGTATTCATCATTAATCCAGAAATGGCAAACAAGAAATCGTCTCTATATttccaaaatttatatttcacactaaagaatatttttcatttttaattaaacttaCTGGAACATGTCTCAGTATTAACTTCAAGACATTGATTTCCACTTCAAAGACATCCTGACAACCGATTTGGATCAATATAATTATCTAAAATCAGACTGATTTCAATGTAGTTACAGATGCTGGCGGACAGTAGATTACGTGTCGTATGAATAAAACTAATCTGTTTGTATACAAGATtagaaaatgaaaacgaaaacaacaaaaaaatgttatttatgatGGCTGAAAGAACATAATGAAAAGGATCAGAAAAGAAGACAACGACAAGACGGTCATGAGGCCCTTAGTCGCTTACCCGATCTGTACTTGTGGAaagttctgacaaagtttggtgaatacCCTTCAACTCTCGGATGAGAACGAgaagtgttttatatttattttaggcACTGGCAGCCCCTAATATAATTCGTGTGGAATTTTGTTATAGAGGTCGAAAAATATATGCTACGGGGCAAATTAAGTAAATCCGCCAAGTGGTTCATCAGaagaattttgataattttgaacgAGAGCTCATTATATGAATATTACAGAATCtgatttgatgaagatccttcataTGGTTCAGAGGAAGAGTTATGTTCGGGAGGCCTCTGATAACTAAATACTAGcgctccagagttatggacttgataTCGAATACAAAGTACGAGTAATATATAACACACTTTACTTCATATCTATGTATAcaaaacttgacagcaaatatgTGAttcaagtacaaaaatgtattatattttgtCCAGTGAGAGATTCGTTGAATTAGACAAGCATGTACAGAATACCCAAATGTTAACACTaatagatttaaatattttttgtgtcattttctaattttttaaatCGTTCTCTAAAACAGATGTGAgttggaaaaatatatgtatacataacTCAAAAGCTAATGCAATATATATTGAAAACTGTGATAATCAATGAGGACAGAAACCTGTTTCAAATTCATTTATTCAGCTTACGAATTATAACTTAATAGAATAAAACATACTTGGTAACCAATAGATATACAATAAATGGCTACAGTTTGAAAAAGACACCGAATTAACGTCAAGGaattatgaaaacaaataaatgcataAGTGTCATTCTGATTGTCATCAGACTAAACGAGAATTCCCTCTTTTTGATGTTATTCAATATACcattcttttttaattaatacTTTGTTTAAGCTATTGAGGCATGtctatatataaaattaacaaaatatttatattagcaAAAATAAGGTAAACAcacatgtaaagaaaaaatgattaaaattgcACTTTAAAGGAAAGACAACAAGTATCAAATAAACTAGGATATCATTACAGGTACGTCGTCCAGTCGAAAGCCTAATAAATAACATGCAAGAACTCTGTCAGAGTGGTTATATAGGGGCTTCAATTATTTTTCAACATATGTTGTTTGATCGTCAGCTGAATATTCACTCTTTCCTCACAAACATGTCAACAAATCTACACagcatttttaccaaaatttaatgTACTGTGAATAGTACTTTATGTCAATCTATCATATGCTTTCATTTGTCAGGGTAATGTTTTAGCGGTGTAAATGTCACCAGTTCCAGGTATGTTAACAATGTCTCACGATACATGATTTCATCTCTCATTCTGTATGTACATTCTAAAGGGCTTATCTTAGCTTAGCAATCGAGTACATCACCACACAAGTTACTTTCATTCCATATCCTAAAAACGCAGTTTCAACTGGAACGGTTCTGTCATTCACATACTAGAGTAAGTTCTCTGATTTAGATTTCACAACATCATAATTTGCACGTATTTCCATTGGATACTACAGATGTACTTTTGGTCACGTTATTGTATTCGTCTGCAAGACCTTCTTCCATATTTTTATCTTCAACTCTAGGAATATTGCTATTGTTGTCGGCCATTTCCTTTGAATGTTTGCTTGGATGTTTCATCTGAAAATTTAAGTCAagcatttcaaaatcaaaaacgGTGTTGGAATAAAGCATATTTTAGTCGGTTAAAAAGCACTTGCCACAACATGATAACATAGATAATCAAatagaaaaatgtattaatttcgtTACTACAGTTGATATTTAACATGGGTTTAAACGCATTGTTGAAGCACATTTACCATTTCTCTTTTAACACATCTTTGATTCATGACAAATTGCCGATACTATTATATCAGTGTACATATTAAGGAACATGCACATGCACATGCACATGCACTCATAAAATCAAAGTGACGTTTATATAGGTGAAACGGCTAATTATTGGCATTATCTGTTTTCAATACCCTACcaatttcaaatacatgtatttgataaaaagttcACAAACTATTATTACCTCAGTTTCTTGTTCAAAGTATATATCTGGCTCATCCACTCtcatatttttgaaatctggAGCATACGTGAGTGTGAATGTCAATATGGATAAAGCCAGTAGCCATTCTGTGATTGTCGATGTCAGGTAGATACTTCGTAATTCATcctgaaaaaaatatgacatgaACGAAGGTATTACAGTAAGTAAATTGGCGATATAGGTATCGAAAACTTCACTTTTGCACAGTAACTGATCAGGGCACTGCACTGATTATTATACTGGAATGGAAAACTATGTTTtgaattaaatatgattttatttttccgtAGGTAGGTTGAACAGTTTCCTATATAGAGGAATCGTAATGCAGAAACTCCTTTTTACCAACAGTTGTGGTATGACAAACCCAGATATATGCCTATGGTTGAGCcaacatttattattaaatgactCGGTTTGTCCATATTCAGCACAGGAAAATTGTCTTTGAATATTTACTACCAATAAAAATCTTgatgttatttttaacaaatacctGGTAATAAAAATTATATGACATTAAATTTTGAATGCAGCGTTTCAATCAGTGTATAACAAAGTtgatatatttgagccgcgccatgagaaaaccaacatagtgcgtttgcgaccagtatggatccagaccagcctgtgcatccgcgcagtctagtcaggatacatgctgttcgctttcaacgcctattgcaattagagaaaccgttagcgaatagcatagatcctgaccagattgcgcggatgcgcagactggtctggatccatgctgttcgcaaatgcactatgttggttttcacatggcgcggctcattaatttTTGTTCATATCCATTTGATGGGGATTTTCTATATCTATAAATAAAGTATATTAATGAAAGATGCGAACTGGATATTTTTAAGAATCTGATCTCTTAGCCAAAGTTTGTTGTTTTAGCTAGCTGTTTCACTCATAGTTCTCTGACCAGTTAAATGAATATGCAGAtgcatataaaaattatatcttttaaaagataccggtatttttttaattgttcttaCATTACTGTTAAGAGGAGTTCGAAAACTACACACTACAACGgattttattacatatacaaCTACTTGATTACATCTTTAAATTCAAGTCAGAAGGCTACATACCCATTTTGATCCTTTCCCCCGTGCCTTTTGCACTTTGTAAATGAGCTTTGTTGTACCAACTTAACATATATATTAAGGAAAGTAGCATAAAACGCTAAAGTTCTACGTGGAACGTTCATGTTTGCACATATTGAAATGAAACACTGGTGGTACGATTATGAAGaagaaaatattaattgaaataatgATAAGAGAAAACGTTTAAAcgaaacaaatttaatttattcGGGTCTAGCTACATTTGAAACACGTAATAACAGTTCAAGATAGATTTTCATTGTATAAATGAACTGATAAATGAATTTCACTTGTTTGGTTCTAAGCTGCAGTACACTGAGAGTTAAGGTCATTACCCTGCATACATTTCTAGTATGTGCAGGCAAAGATGCTGCAGTACACTGAGAGTTAAGGCCATTACCCTGCATACATTTTGAGTATGAGCAGGCAACAATGCTGCAGTACACTTAGAGTTAAGGCCATTTCCCTGCATACATTTCGAGTATGGACAGGCAACGATGCTGCAGTACACTGAGAGTTAAGGCCATTACCCTGCATACATTTCGAGTTTGGGCAGGCAACGATGCTGCAGTACACTGAGAGTTAAGGCCATTCCCTACATACATTTCTAGTATGGGCAGGCAACGATGCTGCAGTACACTGAGAGTTAAGGCCATTACCCTGCATACATTTCGAGTTTGGGCAAGCAACGATGCTGCAGTACACTGAGAGTTAAGGCCATTCCCTGCATACATTTCTAGTATGGGCAGGCAACGATGCTGCAGTACACTGAGAGTTAAGGCCATTACCCTGCATACATTTTGAGTATGGGCTGGCAACGATGCTGCAGTGCACTAAGAGTTAAGGACATTAACCTGCATACATTTCTAGTACGGGCAGGCAACGATGCTATAGTACACTGAGAGTTAAGGCCATTTCCTGCATACATTTCGAGTATGGGCAGGCAACGATGCTGCAGTACACTGAGAGTTAAGGCCATAACCCTGACTACATTTCGAGTTTGGGCAGGCAACGATGCTGCAGTACACTGAGAGTTAAGGCCATTACCCTGCATACATTTCTAGTATGGGCAGACAGCGATGCTGCAGTACACTGAGAGTTAAGGCCATTCCCTGCATACATTTCGAGTATGGGCAGGCAACGATGCTGCAGTACACTGAGAGTTAAGGCCATTACCCTGCATACATTTCTAGTATGGACAGGCAACTTAACCTATCGTATAATCAACAGCAAGCTTCTATATGAGGCATAACAGAATTTGACACATCAGAACACATTTCAGTTAGAAGAGGCTCGGGAAAGGTTCTGAAGCACAACAGATTCAAAATAAAAGACCCTTGGAGGATTTGACAATTTGAAAGGATACATAGCACCAACATCAATAACATGATCACGCTGTTTATAAACTGGACTACAAGGGCAATCTTCTTCCTGTGGACTTTGTACCTCACTTGGTACGTTAGTGCTGTCTGGAACCAACAGTATACAGTCCCGAGTATGAACGCAAGCCCAGCTCCGATATAGTGTGGTATTCGATGGACATCTacctgaaaatacaaaaaataggATGATTTAGCATTGTAGATCTGACTCATTTTTGGTTGCgagtttatcccgctaccaaagttaaagtgtatttctgacaatcataacatctttatttgattccgaatcacatccaaaggatgttcatgtgctacacaaaatagtcccattcatcaacaatgcggatgaattatcaatgaacaagcagtttttattcaacctgtatccactcacactgaccatttagattatataagatctatcaatgataaggtattccagcccatggttacatcacaagctaggtcaggcagagttcttcttagatatgaggcacattaaatttgtatttgtttctcattcatgtatattcatagactggcatttaaacagaaattaaaactACCAAATTCTTCCTGTCACTTAATTATAACAGCGTCCTTGAGATGATTTCCGTACTAAGTTTGCTAGACAAGAAATCAAAATTCGAAGTATGTTATGaagttattaaagaaatgaagTTCCGACCTGTAAATCTTCAATAGAAGTCGTTGAATTTATATAAGTATAGCAAAAGGAATCTTGCAAGCTGACCTGAAAGTTAGCAACCAAACTGAGGCCGAATGCCGACAGTATTCCGAGCACGAGTCCCGCCGAGTTGATTTTGTACCATTTGTCTTCCGGTGGTGTTAATTGGATGCAGAGATACTTCTTACAAAATAGATATCTAAGGAAAACATTCATTCCCACTGaaatttattaacaaaaaaattgaaagacAACAGATATTTTACTATGTATAACCGTCAAGGTATGCTGACACACCGCCCTAAAAACTAATGCATTGTACAATGTACTTTACGTGAACAACTAACAGTAATGGAAATTCTTTGATATTTCGAATGAATTGTCTGAAATACAGATTTCATAGAATGTATTTTACAGTTACTTTTGTCTCAAatgtctgttgttttttgttttgtactataaagttataaaatcttaaaaacactcaatttaaagacacttgctgcagtttcttgtatgagaaaTGGTGCAAAAATTTCCCAGTGATAGAAtctgttcaaactttgtatatgaacacagtttcatgttaaaaacagaaaaattcaaaaacagtcataggtcaccgtgcttctttaggagttatctgcccataaatctgaaattttcttcaaatttgcatattcaagggcagataactcctgaataAGCAAAGTGACCTCCggcttttttcataattctgtttctaacattacactgtgttcatatacaaagtttgaacaaattctattattgggattttttacccaaaactgccgcATGCGTCCTTCAGAAAAAATCCTCATATCTATTTCAGTACGACTGGTTACTTTGTTTTAGAATTTTGATAAGTACTTGGCTATTTGTTCTGGTGTATGTCTGCTCCCAATATGACTAGAACCGGGACCTCAAGTTTATATGTTCTTAAACTTCTAGTCGCATTAAATAGACAGTAATGACGTAACTGTTCCGTAAATTATGGTAGTCCAAATGCAGAGGAAGAGGGAGCAATCAATAAATGTTCAAgcggaaaagtggtcaaaaaggACAGATTATAAACATTGTAATTAGTGCTTCCTTGTGTATaagtagtcttttttttttcaaagtacttACACAAAACTACCCCTATATTGACCATTTGGCTAAACACAGATCTTGCTGGTGATTCTGTAGCAGTGTAGCTGAAAAAGAAATTGCGGTGaaaaaaacaaatgagccgtgccatgagaaaaccaacatagtgtgtttgccaCCAGCATTGgccaggatccacgctgttcgctaacggtttttctaattgctataagctttgaaagcgaacagcatggatcctgaccagactgcgcggatgcgcaggctggtctggatccatgctggtcgcaaagccactatgttggttttctcatggcgcggctcaaatataatcTGCTCGCTCTTGAACTTATATTTTGATTAAGTAAGTGGTCCCTgttatttagacaacaaaatgtcaaaatagtgacaacaattacataaattatttttatctgtCTCTATATCAGCGTATATTTTGTCTTTAGTTTTATCTTTTCCATGCCTGTTTGTCGTATTATTTCATCTCATTACAAACTCAAGCGGTTAACCcctaccatgctaaatttctagaaatgaacttgtccatcttccaatttggacagtaccattaactgttgaaaggggtgcttaccaatgagatactggctgaatagcgaacagaacagtgcagatcatgatcagactgcatggatgtgcatgctgatcatgatctacactggtcgcaaaggcaaaaccagtcgtgtccagcatggtaagggttaaaatatcgTGTTGAAGAAAATcgtttatattaaatattttacctgATGTATGGAAAGTCAGGCTCTGTTTGATTGTAGGACACAGCTATGGCATAtctgtaagatcaaaatatcaaCGTCTGTGGGAAATATCTATGAATACATTAACCACAAGGCAAGGGCGGACAGACAATGCGATGACTTCTATAACTACTAGTACATCACGTCAAAAGAAGAACATAAATCTAGAATGGCTATCGGCTGGAAACTGGTGCATCCTTAACCATCAGTCTATCATTAACATTCAGATGGACTCATTGTTCATGTAAtcaaaaaagttatcataatacTCACGACGTCCAAAATGATGAGAAGAGCCATCCTGACGTCAGTATGGGCAACAACCAGAGACATCTCTTCAAGGGCACAAGGCACAAAATAGACATGGCACCGGGTGGCTTCGGCAGCTCTGACTCGTTCATACTGAAAGAGTAATATATTAGGCTCTGTACATTAAAAAATGTCGACGTTAATGTAATTAGTCAGGTGGAGGGGCCAGCTATTACAACTTAACGTCAAAATTTCCAATGTATCATGTGCAACTGTTGCCAGTAGGTTGGTCCAGAAGGTACGATTTCATCGGGCCTTCTTCATTAGTCTATGATATTTATCTTGCTTTCGGTCATGCTGCAATGTGACATGCAACGTTCGATGCACTGTCTCGCTGTACTTATCCATTTGCCTTTCTTGTATGTTTTACTGCTTTTAGGAATAGAAATGGTTCCTGGACTGGGTGAATTTTAGAGTCAAATTCATTGTTAAGAAATGAAAATCAGATATTCAGATAATTTGAAAAGTCATAAGGTACCTAATACGAGTTTTTGACTTCAATATTGCTTAAACGACCACAAATCAAAAAGTGATTATACCGTTGTTACATTTACTTGAAGGTTCACCTCAAAAcacaaataaaatctatttacacttttatcatgaaaaatatcattaataatcatcatcatcaccatcatcatcaccagCAGCAGTCAACAATCAAAACAACATTTCCTCGTCATCATGACTGTTAGCAACATCGCCAGCAGCATTTTAATCACAGCAACATTTACAACACAATATCAGCATATTTTACGTGAACATATACTTCAAATAGCGCATGAATGACTatctgtcatcatcatcatcatcaccaccaccatcatcattaACAGCAGCAGTTGTATCTCAAACAACAATCTCGTTCCACTTATTCTGTCatatatctatataataaaaacaaaacatttgactTTGACTCCAAAATTTCACTCTAGTTTTCATTCCAAGGTTCACTCTAAAAATCTCACTCCAGATTCCACTCAAAAACTCCACTCAAaaactccactccatattttgtaGCATGTCCGTTAAATACTAAATGACAAAACCCATCGTCTCTTGTTCACGCAACGTTGTAATATTCATATGCAAAAAGATCAAGAGAAGCCTGCACGTAGAAgtgttataaaaacatatataaaggaTTTTGATTTTAGAATTATTACGTTTTCATTTCTACTGGTCCACACTTTGTCATTCAGGTGAAAACACTAAAAGAAAGAAGCACGGAAAAAGCTCACATAAAACATATTGTTTGCATAAAGACTATAACCATAGTGCTCAAATGTTTGCCAGAGCGTAAACTGtatctttataaaacaaaatacattaaataaaaaaagcaaacacTCTAAGATAAGTTCTAAATggtttataaacaaaaaaaacaattaacataCTATACGACGTTAATGTAAGGGAGTTGTCACGTAAAATAAAAAAGCGTAAATACCATctggttttatttttctaaaaattcgGAATTTTTGACAACCCTCAAATGTCAACTTTCGAAATGCTATATACATTTGTGTATCTTGGAATAGTATTTACAAATCTGGTATTTTACAAAAGCCCAAAACACCTATCTCTTGACGAGAGCTGAAAGTGATtttcaaaacgaaaaaaaaaaagagagaagttTTTGTAAATTTACCAACAAATCTGTTTTGACAAGCTAATATGgtaatatttcttaattatagTAACGAAGTGTGGGGATTTCATGCCGGCAATCGATAGATAGAGTACATATGCAATTTTGTGAACGCCTATTAGATGTCATAAGAAGTACacagaatgattttatttatggcCAATTAGGTTGGATGCCCCTgcaaaaaatgagttattgtaaTATTACTAAATTTTGAATTAAACTATCACGTCATGTCGAAATTGGTAGGTGGAACCAGCCTGTTAGTACACCTATAAATAAGCGAAGATGTAATGTTTGTAACTTGGTAGAGGATGAGTATCATTTTATAATGCAATgtaacatatatgagccgcaccatgagaaaaccaacatagtgtctttgcgaccagcatggatccagaccagcctgcgcatccgcgcagtctggtcaggatccatgctgttcgctaacggtttctctaattgcaataggctttgaaagcgaacagcatagatccaggccagactgcgcggatgcgcagtctggtctggatccatgctggtcgcaaacgcactatgttggttttctcatggcgcggctcatatattgttttaagaaaagGATTGATACATCCATACTTTTGAAGACGGCCTAGTTTGTATATATTTACTGAGCTTGTAAATTCAAGTGATGCAAGTTTTTTAAAGAGTTTATGTCTTATATTGAAAAGCATTCACAACAAGATCAAATCTAGTGTATATACATGACGACTAATGATAAATATAATGATCACCATTTTGAAAGGTTATACTTCATGAatcataacaaatatattttgcacattcaattataaaaaaaaatgtttttcggagttcatgcgaaatgaacgacagaataggatcggcaaattcatAAATcgcgaaaaaaaaattcatttcttatatttatattatatttcctttACATTTGCAAACAAGGTTATATTATAATTGCACacgttttgttgcatttaacattaaaatcaacttcccggccattctgtttaCCAGACGGAAAAACGGCGACGTCATCTAAgtaacgttctccctgactatataATACGCGGACGTCGTGAGAACAGCGGCCCATTATCACTAAGTAGCGTTGTCGTAACTTTGGCGCCTTTCCTATTGCTGTTACAAaatgaatgtcaaattttcaatggaaatgaatagggcgaatgtaaatattgtaatatatcattatttgaataaaatgttttacaaaaatgatgtTACAACGATTTTGCCAATCAACAAACCGAATCTTGCAACGTTCTTTCGTGCTCTGACAACTCTCGTCATTCATGAAATACTAATATAGCTTTAGTGATATTGTATTAAATCTTAGTTTTTCAAAGGTATGCTGTATTTAGTTgaaattgattttgtttttattaagatCATTTTGTGCGTTATATATGAAACACCTTGAAATAGCTTCCAttcttgcaaaattttaaaacatatacaaactgtattactttaaatgtacTTGGTGCAGTTTCTAGTAACAGAGATAGAGccaaaatttcccaataatacaTTCTTCAAActttatgagccgtgccatggaaaccaacatagtgggttgcgaCAGCATGACCAGcccagctgcgcatccgcgcagttggtcaggatccatgctgttcgctaacacttCTCTAATTGCATAGGCTGTGaacgacagcatggatcctgaccaactgcgcggatgcgcaggctggtctggatccatgctggtcgcaaacccactatgttgattttctcatggcacggctcatatatgaaaacactttcatgttagaaacagaaaaatgcaaaaacaattataggtcaccgtgcttgtttagTAGTTATCTGCctttaaaactggatttttctt
This Mercenaria mercenaria strain notata chromosome 17, MADL_Memer_1, whole genome shotgun sequence DNA region includes the following protein-coding sequences:
- the LOC123535948 gene encoding DNA damage-regulated autophagy modulator protein 2-like isoform X2; the protein is MIFFMIKVMNESELPKPPGAMSILCLVPLKRCLWLLPILTSGWLFSSFWTSYAIAVSYNQTEPDFPYISYTATESPARSVFSQMVNIGVVLLGMNVFLRYLFCKKYLCIQLTPPEDKWYKINSAGLVLGILSAFGLSLVANFQVDVHRIPHYIGAGLAFILGTVYCWFQTALTYQVRYKVHRKKIALVVQFINSVIMLLMLVLFGTTKLIYKVQKARGKGSKWDELRSIYLTSTITEWLLALSILTFTLTYAPDFKNMRVDEPDIYFEQETEMKHPSKHSKEMADNNSNIPRVEDKNMEEGLADEYNNVTKSTSVVSNGNTCKL
- the LOC123535948 gene encoding DNA damage-regulated autophagy modulator protein 2-like isoform X3, which translates into the protein MRYLNMNESELPKPPGAMSILCLVPLKRCLWLLPILTSGWLFSSFWTSYAIAVSYNQTEPDFPYISYTATESPARSVFSQMVNIGVVLLGMNVFLRYLFCKKYLCIQLTPPEDKWYKINSAGLVLGILSAFGLSLVANFQVDVHRIPHYIGAGLAFILGTVYCWFQTALTYQVRYKVHRKKIALVVQFINSVIMLLMLVLFGTTKLIYKVQKARGKGSKWDELRSIYLTSTITEWLLALSILTFTLTYAPDFKNMRVDEPDIYFEQETEMKHPSKHSKEMADNNSNIPRVEDKNMEEGLADEYNNVTKSTSVVSNGNTCKL
- the LOC123535948 gene encoding DNA damage-regulated autophagy modulator protein 2-like isoform X4, yielding MNESELPKPPGAMSILCLVPLKRCLWLLPILTSGWLFSSFWTSYAIAVSYNQTEPDFPYISYTATESPARSVFSQMVNIGVVLLGMNVFLRYLFCKKYLCIQLTPPEDKWYKINSAGLVLGILSAFGLSLVANFQVDVHRIPHYIGAGLAFILGTVYCWFQTALTYQVRYKVHRKKIALVVQFINSVIMLLMLVLFGTTKLIYKVQKARGKGSKWDELRSIYLTSTITEWLLALSILTFTLTYAPDFKNMRVDEPDIYFEQETEMKHPSKHSKEMADNNSNIPRVEDKNMEEGLADEYNNVTKSTSVVSNGNTCKL
- the LOC123535948 gene encoding DNA damage-regulated autophagy modulator protein 2-like isoform X1 — protein: MTKCGPVEMKTMNESELPKPPGAMSILCLVPLKRCLWLLPILTSGWLFSSFWTSYAIAVSYNQTEPDFPYISYTATESPARSVFSQMVNIGVVLLGMNVFLRYLFCKKYLCIQLTPPEDKWYKINSAGLVLGILSAFGLSLVANFQVDVHRIPHYIGAGLAFILGTVYCWFQTALTYQVRYKVHRKKIALVVQFINSVIMLLMLVLFGTTKLIYKVQKARGKGSKWDELRSIYLTSTITEWLLALSILTFTLTYAPDFKNMRVDEPDIYFEQETEMKHPSKHSKEMADNNSNIPRVEDKNMEEGLADEYNNVTKSTSVVSNGNTCKL